In the genome of Bacillota bacterium, the window GGCGAGGCCAGACGGTGCGGCCGGATGGCGGCCGTGACCGGCGGTTTTTCGGCCTTCCGGGCCCCCGTGGTGGGCCGGGAGGAGCTCGGCCCTGGCCTGGTCAGGCTGGCGCTTGAAGCGCCGGAGCTGAAGGCGGCCGCCCCGGGGCAGTTCGTGAACGTGCTGTGCCGGGACCCGCAGGCCCTGGATCCGTTGATCCGCCGGCCATTCAGCCTGGCCGGGGTGGACCGGGCACGGGGGCTCGCCTTCCTGGTGGTGAAGGTGGTGGGCCGCGCGAGCTCGTGGCTTTCGGCAAGGCAACCGGGGGACTCCCTGGATCTCTTGGGCCCGCTGGGCCGCGCCTTCAGGCGGCCGGATGCGGGAGCTCCCGTTCTCCTGGTCGGGGGCGGTACGGGCACCGCCCCGCTTCTCTTTCTGGCCAGGGAACTTGCCGCTTCGGGCGGAGGGCACAGGGTTTTCGCCATCGCCGGCTTCCGGGACGCAAGCCACGCCATCATGGTGGACGACCTGAGGGACGCGGGGGCCGAGGTCGCGGTGATGACCGAAGACGGGAGCCTGGGCGGGCGAGGTACGGCGGGCCAGGCCGCCGCTTCCGCCTGGCGCGAGGCCAGAGCGGTCTTCGCCTGCGGGCCCTGGGGGATGCTCCAGGCGCTCGAACGGCTGCGCCGGCAGGATCCCCGGCCGCTTCAGGTGGCCGTGGAGACCATGATGGGGTGCGGGGCCGGGGTGTGCCTCTCGTGCGTGGTGCCCTGGCGGCGTGCTCACGGCCACCGGGTGACGGGTTGGGCCAGGGCGTGCGTCGAGGGGCCCGTCTTCGACGCGGAGGAACTCGCCTGGGAAAGGTGTCCAAGCTAGCATGCCAGCCTCCCTGGAGGTGGCTCTGGGCCCGGTCCGGCTGAAGAACCCGGTGCTGATGGCGTCGGGGACGTTCGGCTACGGGCTTGAGTACCGGAGCATCATCGACCCGGCGGCCGTGGGGGCCGTGTTGACCAAGGGTGTGAGCCTGGAGCCCTGGACCGGGCATGCCCCGCCGCGCCTCGTCGAGACGCCCGCCGGGCTGGTGAACGCCATCGGCCTGGAGAACCCCGGAGTGGACGT includes:
- a CDS encoding dihydroorotate dehydrogenase electron transfer subunit, with amino-acid sequence GEARRCGRMAAVTGGFSAFRAPVVGREELGPGLVRLALEAPELKAAAPGQFVNVLCRDPQALDPLIRRPFSLAGVDRARGLAFLVVKVVGRASSWLSARQPGDSLDLLGPLGRAFRRPDAGAPVLLVGGGTGTAPLLFLARELAASGGGHRVFAIAGFRDASHAIMVDDLRDAGAEVAVMTEDGSLGGRGTAGQAAASAWREARAVFACGPWGMLQALERLRRQDPRPLQVAVETMMGCGAGVCLSCVVPWRRAHGHRVTGWARACVEGPVFDAEELAWERCPS